Proteins from one Acidobacteriota bacterium genomic window:
- a CDS encoding Glu/Leu/Phe/Val dehydrogenase, which produces MARESRKQFYKRIRCELYEDGKQTSSAFENALKQFERAANILELNENQIAMIKEPRRIVEVNLPVRMDDNSIKIFKGYRVQHNVARGPAKGGVRYHPDVNLEEVKALAFWMTYKCAVVNIPMGGAKGGVVVDPKKLSEAELERLSRRYFADMIELFGPDKDVPAPDVNTNPQIMGWYMDTYSMHFREYIPGVVTGKPLEIGGSEGRIEATAWGILFTIKKALEYLKMDLRKSTVAIQGFGNVGSNTAKLLSKEGCKIITISDINGAFYNENGLDIEAVVKYAVEKGSLKDLEKFLKVKKLKNPMDLLELKVDILIPAALENQITEKNAERIKAKIIAEGANGPTTVEADDILSRKGIFIIPDILCNAGGVTVSYLEWVQNRMGYYWSEEKVIEDLKRIMDQAFNNVLKTSLDLKVSMRVAAYIVAIKRVIKTSEIRGLYA; this is translated from the coding sequence ATGGCTCGGGAATCAAGAAAACAGTTCTACAAGAGAATAAGATGTGAATTATACGAGGATGGAAAACAAACCTCTTCCGCCTTTGAAAATGCCTTAAAGCAATTTGAAAGAGCTGCAAATATTTTAGAATTAAATGAAAATCAGATTGCAATGATAAAAGAGCCCAGAAGAATTGTTGAAGTTAACCTCCCTGTCAGAATGGATGACAATTCAATAAAGATTTTTAAAGGATATCGAGTACAACACAATGTGGCAAGAGGACCAGCAAAAGGAGGTGTGAGATACCATCCGGATGTTAACCTGGAAGAGGTAAAAGCTCTGGCTTTCTGGATGACATACAAATGCGCTGTTGTCAACATCCCGATGGGAGGAGCCAAAGGAGGAGTAGTAGTTGACCCAAAAAAATTATCAGAGGCAGAATTAGAAAGATTATCAAGAAGATACTTCGCAGATATGATTGAACTATTTGGTCCTGACAAAGATGTTCCTGCGCCTGACGTAAACACAAACCCCCAGATAATGGGATGGTACATGGATACCTATTCAATGCACTTCAGAGAATACATTCCAGGGGTTGTAACAGGGAAACCCCTTGAAATAGGAGGTTCTGAGGGAAGGATTGAAGCCACTGCATGGGGAATATTATTCACCATAAAAAAAGCTTTAGAGTATTTAAAAATGGATTTAAGAAAATCAACTGTTGCAATTCAGGGGTTTGGAAATGTCGGTTCAAACACAGCAAAGCTTCTATCCAAGGAAGGATGTAAAATAATTACAATTTCTGACATAAACGGAGCTTTTTACAATGAGAATGGATTGGATATAGAGGCTGTAGTGAAGTATGCAGTAGAGAAAGGTTCTTTAAAAGATCTGGAGAAATTTTTAAAGGTAAAAAAATTGAAAAATCCCATGGATCTTTTAGAGCTTAAAGTTGATATCCTCATTCCAGCGGCCCTGGAGAATCAGATAACAGAAAAAAATGCAGAAAGAATCAAAGCAAAAATTATTGCCGAAGGAGCCAATGGACCAACAACCGTAGAAGCAGATGATATTCTAAGCAGGAAAGGAATTTTTATCATACCAGATATATTATGCAACGCAGGCGGCGTGACGGTATCCTATCTTGAATGGGTTCAGAATAGAATGGGATATTACTGGTCAGAAGAAAAAGTTATTGAAGATTTAAAAAGAATAATGGATCAGGCGTTTAATAATGTCCTAAAAACATCTTTAGATTTAAAAGTCAGCATGAGAGTAGCCGCATACATAGTGGCAATAAAAAGAGTGATAAAGACATCGGAAATAAGAGGCTTATATGCCTAA